The proteins below are encoded in one region of Pseudomonadota bacterium:
- the cofE gene encoding coenzyme F420-0:L-glutamate ligase, producing the protein MSVELIALHGLPEVRLNDSLDVLIGDALEANGLHLVDGDVLTIAHKIVSKAEGQVRRLADVKPQPEAHFYAEKLSKDPRKVQIVLDESVDVLRAFKHPGADEGTMICEHRLGLISANAAVDESNTAGDGEAILLPQNPDASAARIRDGLEKRFGVRIGIVITDTFGRPWRLGQVNVAIGLAGLPATRSEIGGVDARGRRLRVTEPAFADEIAAASGLVIGKAARTPVVLFRGLEWLEDEKTSAGHLIRARGEDVFR; encoded by the coding sequence ATGAGTGTTGAGCTTATAGCGCTGCATGGATTGCCCGAAGTGCGCTTGAACGACAGTCTCGATGTGCTGATCGGTGACGCGCTGGAGGCAAATGGGCTCCATCTTGTCGACGGGGACGTGCTGACGATTGCGCACAAGATTGTGTCAAAAGCCGAGGGCCAGGTTCGGAGATTGGCGGACGTCAAGCCTCAACCCGAGGCGCATTTCTATGCCGAGAAGCTCTCCAAGGACCCGCGAAAGGTTCAGATCGTTCTCGATGAAAGTGTCGATGTTTTGCGGGCGTTCAAGCATCCCGGCGCCGACGAGGGGACGATGATCTGCGAGCATCGTCTTGGCCTGATCTCGGCTAATGCAGCGGTGGATGAATCGAACACCGCCGGTGACGGCGAAGCAATCTTGCTGCCTCAAAATCCTGACGCCAGTGCGGCGCGCATCCGCGACGGTCTCGAAAAGCGTTTCGGGGTGCGAATTGGTATCGTGATCACCGATACATTTGGCCGCCCGTGGCGTTTGGGTCAGGTAAACGTTGCGATCGGCCTGGCCGGACTGCCAGCGACCCGCAGCGAGATCGGCGGGGTTGATGCGCGGGGGCGGCGCCTTAGGGTTACGGAACCGGCATTTGCCGATGAAATCGCCGCCGCTTCCGGGCTTGTGATCGGAAAGGCCGCCAGGACTCCGGTGGTGCTGTTTCGGGGCCTTGAATGGTTGGAAGATGAAAAGACCAGCGCCGGGCATCTGATCCGCGCTCGGGGAGAGGATGTGTTTCGATGA
- the npdG gene encoding NADPH-dependent F420 reductase, with translation MTVAIIGGTGPQGSGLAMRFARAGVPIVVGSRDAARAAEKAQELAENAGVDRGLITGASNEDATAAADGIVILSVPYSGHDATLEALKPHLAGKVLVDIVVPLSPDDPKVVAMPPEGSATEAAQALLGADIPVIGALHNVSAHTLNDLDASINCDVLVCGNSLDARKQVMALVGKLGVQCYNAGAANSARCIEAITPILIRINISKQVPFSHAGIKIWPPEH, from the coding sequence ATGACGGTTGCCATTATCGGTGGGACTGGGCCTCAGGGCAGCGGTCTGGCGATGCGCTTCGCCCGCGCCGGAGTCCCAATTGTTGTGGGTTCGCGGGATGCCGCGCGGGCCGCCGAAAAGGCGCAGGAGCTTGCCGAGAATGCCGGTGTTGATAGGGGTCTGATTACCGGCGCGAGCAACGAAGACGCCACGGCTGCGGCGGACGGTATTGTCATCCTGTCGGTGCCGTACTCCGGCCATGACGCGACACTGGAAGCGTTGAAACCACATTTAGCCGGGAAGGTGCTGGTCGATATCGTGGTTCCATTATCGCCGGACGATCCCAAGGTGGTCGCGATGCCGCCGGAGGGCTCGGCGACGGAAGCGGCTCAGGCCTTGCTCGGTGCCGATATCCCGGTGATAGGCGCTCTTCACAATGTTTCGGCGCATACGCTCAACGATCTTGATGCGAGCATCAACTGCGATGTTTTGGTTTGCGGCAATTCACTGGATGCCCGCAAACAGGTCATGGCGCTGGTCGGTAAGCTTGGCGTCCAGTGCTACAATGCCGGTGCCGCCAACTCCGCGCGATGCATTGAGGCCATTACGCCGATCCTCATTCGGATCAATATTTCAAAGCAGGTGCCATTTTCGCACGCCGGGATAAAAATCTGGCCGCCGGAGCACTGA